One region of Pseudomonas sp. ABC1 genomic DNA includes:
- a CDS encoding ABC transporter ATP-binding protein, whose protein sequence is MLFQRFEKLIDVFKPVPDIAPPQGMLRFYAHYLKQVWPLMIVVLVVGFVAAVIEVALFSFLGRLIDLTQTTPSGEFFARHSDDLLWMALVALIIRPLVFGLHDLLTHQTIIPGLTNMIRWQNHRYLLKQSLSFFQNDFAGRLAQRVMQTGPALRDSTMQVVDALWHVLVYAGSALYLFAEADPRLMIPLSLWIVGYASALWYFVPRIKQRSAAASSARSKVMGRVVDGYSNIATLKLFAHAREEESYTREAMGELLGKVRLQSRTITTLDVLITSLNGLLIVGTGALALWLWNGDAISTGAIALALGLAIRINNMAEWIMWVVNGIFENVGTVQDGMHTLVQPRQVLDREDAAPMPAPRGHIRFEGIHFHYGKRSGVIEGLDLDIRPGEKIGLIGPSGAGKSTLVNLLLRLYELQDGRILVDGQDITTVTQESLRSNIGVVTQDTSLLHRSIRDNLLYGKPGASDEQLQEALRKAHADGFIQTLDDGQGGQGLAALVGERGVKLSGGQRQRIAIARVLLKDAPILILDEATSALDSEVEAAIQESLDLLMQGKTVIAIAHRLSTIARMDRLVVIDKGQVIETGSHAQLLERGGLYARLWQRQTGGFVGLD, encoded by the coding sequence ATGTTGTTCCAACGCTTCGAAAAGCTCATCGACGTCTTCAAACCCGTACCGGATATCGCCCCACCCCAGGGCATGCTGCGGTTCTATGCGCACTACCTGAAACAGGTCTGGCCGCTGATGATCGTGGTGCTGGTGGTGGGGTTCGTCGCGGCGGTGATCGAAGTCGCGCTGTTCAGTTTCCTCGGCCGCCTGATCGACCTGACCCAGACCACGCCGAGCGGCGAGTTCTTCGCCCGCCACAGCGACGATCTGCTCTGGATGGCGCTGGTGGCCTTGATCATCCGCCCGCTGGTGTTCGGCCTGCATGACCTGCTCACCCACCAGACCATCATTCCCGGTCTGACCAACATGATCCGCTGGCAGAACCACCGCTACCTGCTCAAGCAGAGCCTGAGCTTCTTCCAGAACGACTTCGCCGGGCGCCTCGCCCAGCGTGTGATGCAGACCGGCCCTGCCCTGCGCGACTCGACCATGCAGGTGGTCGATGCCCTGTGGCACGTGCTGGTCTACGCCGGCAGTGCGCTGTACCTGTTCGCCGAGGCCGACCCGCGCCTGATGATCCCGCTGAGCCTGTGGATCGTCGGCTACGCCAGCGCCCTGTGGTACTTCGTGCCACGCATCAAGCAACGCTCCGCGGCAGCCTCCAGCGCACGCTCCAAGGTCATGGGGCGGGTCGTCGATGGCTACAGCAATATCGCCACGCTCAAGCTGTTCGCACACGCGCGGGAAGAAGAAAGCTACACCCGCGAAGCCATGGGCGAACTGCTCGGCAAAGTACGTCTGCAATCACGCACCATCACCACCCTGGACGTGCTCATCACCAGCCTGAACGGTCTGCTGATCGTCGGCACCGGCGCCCTGGCCCTGTGGCTGTGGAATGGCGACGCGATCAGCACCGGCGCCATCGCCCTGGCCCTGGGCCTGGCGATCCGCATCAACAACATGGCGGAATGGATCATGTGGGTGGTGAACGGCATTTTCGAGAACGTCGGCACCGTGCAGGACGGCATGCACACCCTGGTCCAGCCGCGCCAGGTGCTCGACCGCGAGGACGCCGCGCCCATGCCAGCACCGCGCGGGCACATACGTTTCGAAGGCATTCACTTCCACTACGGCAAGCGCAGCGGCGTTATCGAGGGGCTCGACCTGGACATCCGCCCGGGCGAGAAGATCGGCCTGATCGGCCCCTCCGGTGCGGGCAAGTCGACGCTGGTCAACCTGCTGCTGCGCCTCTACGAACTGCAGGATGGCCGCATCCTCGTCGATGGCCAGGACATCACCACGGTGACCCAGGAAAGCCTGCGCTCGAATATCGGCGTAGTGACCCAGGACACCTCGCTGCTGCACCGCTCCATCCGCGACAACCTGCTCTACGGCAAGCCCGGCGCCAGCGACGAGCAGTTACAGGAAGCCCTGCGCAAGGCGCACGCCGACGGCTTCATCCAGACCCTCGACGATGGCCAGGGTGGGCAAGGCCTCGCGGCCCTGGTCGGCGAGCGCGGCGTCAAGCTCTCCGGTGGCCAGCGCCAGCGCATCGCCATCGCCCGCGTGCTGCTCAAGGACGCGCCGATCCTGATCCTCGACGAAGCCACCTCGGCCCTCGACTCGGAGGTCGAGGCCGCCATCCAGGAAAGCCTCGACCTGCTGATGCAGGGCAAGACAGTGATCGCCATCGCCCACCGGCTGTCGACCATCGCACGCATGGACCGCCTGGTGGTGATCGACAAGGGCCAGGTCATAGAGACCGGCAGCCACGCGCAGTTGCTCGAACGTGGCGGTCTCTATGCCCGCCTGTGGCAACGCCAGACCGGAGGCTTCGTCGGCCTTGACTGA
- a CDS encoding alpha/beta hydrolase → MTDNRLRAVLLLAATLLTACASDSMQRLEEQLPPGRSLLHLDTQPFPLLAGVSQAARPSQVLRIYIEGDGRAWITARQPSLDPTPRDPWFALLALEDPRPSAWLARPCQYVRNERCQVREWTDARFSEDAVAALDQAIDQLKQRHASERLELIGYSGGAAMALLLAARRDDVISIQSLAGSLSPRRWAERQGLSPLHGSLDPQDRRDRLVQLPQRHLAGAMDDNVPASLAHEWRKLLGDPPCVEIIELPTLGHDDGWQDAWRQWRDRPLAQARCAARTYPEKPVVRPDSDNR, encoded by the coding sequence TTGACTGACAACCGCCTGCGAGCCGTCCTGCTGCTGGCCGCGACCCTGCTCACGGCCTGCGCCAGCGACTCCATGCAGCGCCTGGAGGAACAACTGCCGCCGGGGCGCAGCCTGCTGCACCTGGATACCCAGCCCTTCCCTCTGCTGGCGGGCGTCAGCCAGGCAGCGCGGCCCAGCCAGGTGCTGCGCATCTATATCGAAGGCGATGGGCGGGCCTGGATCACCGCCCGCCAGCCCAGCCTGGACCCGACGCCCCGCGATCCCTGGTTCGCCCTTCTGGCGCTGGAAGACCCTCGGCCCTCAGCCTGGCTCGCACGGCCCTGCCAGTACGTGCGCAATGAGCGCTGCCAGGTGCGCGAATGGACCGATGCACGCTTTTCCGAAGACGCCGTAGCCGCGCTGGACCAGGCCATCGACCAACTCAAGCAGCGCCATGCCAGCGAGCGGCTGGAGCTGATCGGCTACTCCGGCGGTGCGGCCATGGCCCTGTTGCTGGCGGCGCGGCGCGACGATGTCATATCCATCCAGAGCCTGGCCGGCAGCCTAAGCCCCCGACGCTGGGCCGAACGGCAAGGGCTCAGCCCGCTGCACGGCTCCCTTGACCCACAGGATCGACGCGACAGGCTCGTGCAACTCCCGCAACGGCACCTGGCAGGCGCCATGGACGACAACGTACCGGCCAGCCTGGCCCATGAATGGCGGAAACTGCTAGGCGACCCGCCCTGCGTGGAGATCATCGAACTGCCCACGCTCGGCCACGACGATGGCTGGCAAGACGCCTGGCGGCAGTGGCGCGACCGCCCGCTCGCCCAGGCAAGGTGCGCCGCGCGCACCTATCCAGAGAAACCTGTCGTCAGACCGGATTCGGACAATCGATAA
- the hisC gene encoding histidinol-phosphate transaminase: MSKFWSPFVKDLVPYVPGEQPKIERLVKLNTNENPYGPSPRALEAMRAELNDSLRLYPDPNGERLKQAVADYYGVTPAQVFVGNGSDEVLAHSFHGLFQQSRPLLFPDITYSFYPVYCNLYGVTFETVALDEHFQIDVADYARPNGGIIFPNPNAPTGRLLPLEAVERLLQGSPDSVVLVDEAYIDFGGESAIALVDRYPNLLVTQTLSKSRSLAGLRVGIAVGHPDLIEALERIKNSFNSYPLDRLAIAGAAASFEDREYFERTRQAVIDHRQVLVDGLETLGFEVLPSAANFVFARHPGQDAAALAAALRGQGIIVRHFRQARIEQFLRITVGTPEQNQALLDALRSL, from the coding sequence ATGAGCAAGTTCTGGAGCCCCTTCGTCAAGGACCTGGTGCCTTACGTGCCGGGCGAGCAGCCGAAGATCGAGCGGCTGGTCAAGCTCAACACCAATGAAAACCCCTATGGCCCGTCGCCCCGCGCGCTCGAAGCGATGCGTGCGGAGCTGAACGACAGCCTGCGCTTGTACCCGGACCCCAATGGCGAACGGCTGAAGCAGGCCGTCGCCGACTACTACGGGGTGACACCGGCCCAGGTCTTCGTCGGCAACGGTTCGGACGAAGTGCTGGCGCATTCCTTCCACGGCCTGTTCCAGCAGTCGCGCCCGCTGCTGTTCCCGGACATCACCTACAGCTTCTATCCGGTGTACTGCAACCTCTATGGCGTGACCTTCGAAACCGTCGCGCTGGACGAGCATTTCCAGATCGATGTGGCCGACTATGCGCGGCCGAACGGCGGCATCATCTTCCCCAATCCCAACGCCCCCACGGGCAGGCTGCTGCCGCTGGAGGCCGTCGAGCGCCTGCTGCAGGGCAGTCCGGATTCGGTGGTGCTGGTGGACGAAGCCTATATCGACTTCGGCGGCGAGAGTGCCATCGCCCTGGTGGATCGCTACCCGAATCTGCTGGTCACCCAGACCCTGTCCAAGTCCCGCTCCCTGGCCGGCCTGCGCGTCGGTATTGCGGTCGGGCATCCCGATCTGATCGAGGCGCTGGAGCGCATCAAGAACAGCTTCAACTCCTACCCACTGGACCGCCTGGCGATTGCCGGGGCGGCGGCGTCCTTCGAGGACCGTGAGTACTTCGAGCGGACGCGCCAGGCAGTGATCGACCATCGCCAGGTCCTGGTGGACGGATTGGAAACGCTGGGCTTCGAGGTGCTGCCATCGGCTGCCAACTTCGTCTTTGCCCGCCATCCCGGCCAGGATGCGGCAGCACTGGCGGCGGCACTGCGCGGGCAGGGCATCATCGTGCGGCACTTCCGCCAGGCGCGCATCGAGCAGTTCCTGCGCATCACCGTGGGCACGCCCGAGCAGAACCAGGCGCTGCTGGACGCGTTGCGTTCGCTCTAA
- the hisG gene encoding ATP phosphoribosyltransferase, with product MLTIALSKGRILDDTLPLLAEAGIVPTENPDKSRKLIIPTTQDDVRLLIVRATDVPTYVEHGAADLGVAGKDVLMEYGAQGLYEPLDLKIARCKLMTAGRIGEPEPKGRLRVATKFVNVAKAYYAEQGRQVDIIKLYGSMELAPLVGLADKIIDVVDTGNTLRANGLEPQELIAHVSSRLVVNKASMKMQHVRIQALIDTLSSAVERHHG from the coding sequence ATGCTTACCATCGCGCTCTCCAAAGGTCGCATCCTCGATGACACGCTGCCGCTGCTGGCGGAAGCGGGCATCGTGCCGACCGAGAACCCGGACAAGAGCCGCAAGCTGATCATCCCGACCACTCAGGATGACGTACGGCTGTTGATCGTGCGGGCCACCGACGTGCCGACCTACGTCGAACACGGTGCCGCCGACCTGGGCGTGGCGGGCAAGGATGTGCTGATGGAATATGGCGCCCAGGGGCTCTACGAGCCGCTGGACCTGAAGATCGCCCGCTGCAAGCTGATGACTGCCGGGCGTATCGGCGAGCCCGAGCCCAAGGGCCGCCTGCGAGTGGCGACCAAGTTCGTCAACGTGGCCAAGGCCTACTACGCCGAGCAGGGTCGCCAGGTCGACATCATCAAGCTCTATGGCTCCATGGAACTGGCGCCGCTGGTCGGTCTGGCGGACAAGATCATCGACGTCGTGGACACCGGCAACACCCTGCGCGCCAATGGCCTGGAGCCCCAGGAGCTGATCGCCCATGTCAGTTCGCGGCTGGTGGTGAACAAGGCTTCGATGAAGATGCAGCACGTCCGCATCCAGGCACTCATCGATACGTTGAGTTCTGCTGTCGAGCGACACCACGGCTGA
- a CDS encoding Nif3-like dinuclear metal center hexameric protein, translating to MPVSLAALVGEASRYLDAARIADYCPNGLQVEGRSEVRRIVSGVTASQALLDAALEAGADLVLVHHGYFWKGEDACITGMKRRRLQTLLGNDISLLAYHLPLDVHPEVGNNVQLARRLGIRVEGPLEPGNPRTVGLVGRLEQPCSSAEFARHVAKVLGREPLLVERDGLIERVGWCTGGGQGYIDQAIAAGVDLYLTGEASEQTYHSARENGVGFIAAGHHATERYGVQALGDYLAAHFAIEHQFIDCPNPV from the coding sequence ATGCCCGTATCTCTTGCGGCCCTGGTCGGTGAGGCCAGCCGTTACCTCGATGCCGCGCGGATCGCCGATTACTGCCCCAATGGCCTGCAGGTGGAGGGGCGCTCCGAGGTCCGGCGTATCGTCAGTGGTGTGACCGCCAGCCAGGCGCTGCTGGACGCTGCGCTCGAAGCCGGGGCCGATTTGGTGCTGGTGCACCATGGCTACTTCTGGAAGGGTGAGGACGCCTGTATCACCGGTATGAAGCGCCGCCGCCTGCAGACGCTGCTGGGCAATGACATCAGCCTGCTGGCCTACCACCTGCCACTGGATGTGCACCCCGAGGTGGGCAACAACGTGCAACTGGCACGGCGCCTGGGTATCCGCGTCGAGGGGCCGCTGGAGCCGGGCAATCCGCGTACGGTCGGCCTGGTTGGGCGGCTGGAGCAGCCCTGTTCCTCTGCCGAGTTCGCACGGCATGTCGCCAAGGTGCTTGGCCGCGAGCCTCTGCTGGTTGAGCGCGACGGGTTGATCGAGCGGGTAGGTTGGTGCACCGGTGGTGGCCAGGGCTATATCGACCAGGCGATTGCCGCTGGCGTCGACCTGTACCTGACCGGCGAGGCCTCCGAGCAGACCTATCACAGCGCCCGGGAAAACGGCGTCGGCTTTATCGCCGCGGGCCACCATGCCACTGAACGCTATGGCGTGCAGGCGCTGGGTGACTACCTGGCGGCGCATTTCGCTATCGAGCACCAGTTTATCGATTGTCCGAATCCGGTCTGA
- a CDS encoding MBL fold metallo-hydrolase: protein MNPHVHALFDPATFTYSYVVSDPASDACAIIDSVLDYDPAAGRTSRESADRLIAHVREQGLNVQWILETHVHADHLSAAPYLRRQLGGRTGIGAQITQVQRTFGTLFNAGPDFATDGRQFDQLFHDRERFTIGNLQAQALHTPGHTPACMTYLIGDAAFVGDTLFMPDYGTARCDFPGGDAQTLYRSIHERLFSLPDATRVFLCHDYKAPGREHYQCQTSIGEQRRHNVHIHEGIDAAHFVEMRRERDASLGMPTLILPSVQVNMRAGELPPAESNGVRYLKIPLDSL, encoded by the coding sequence ATGAACCCGCATGTACACGCCCTCTTCGACCCGGCGACCTTCACCTACAGCTATGTGGTCAGCGACCCGGCCAGCGACGCCTGCGCGATCATCGACTCGGTGCTGGACTACGACCCGGCGGCGGGCCGCACCTCGCGGGAGAGTGCGGACCGGCTGATCGCCCATGTGCGCGAACAGGGCCTGAACGTGCAGTGGATTCTCGAAACCCATGTGCACGCCGACCACCTCAGCGCCGCGCCCTACCTGCGCCGGCAACTGGGTGGCCGCACCGGTATCGGCGCGCAGATCACCCAGGTCCAGCGAACCTTCGGCACCCTGTTCAATGCCGGGCCGGACTTCGCCACCGATGGTCGCCAGTTCGACCAGCTATTCCATGACCGGGAGCGTTTCACCATCGGCAACCTGCAAGCCCAGGCACTGCACACGCCCGGGCATACGCCTGCCTGCATGACCTACCTGATCGGCGATGCCGCCTTCGTTGGCGACACTCTGTTCATGCCCGACTACGGCACGGCGCGCTGCGATTTTCCCGGTGGCGACGCGCAGACGCTTTATCGCTCGATCCACGAACGCCTGTTCAGCCTGCCGGATGCGACCCGCGTCTTTCTCTGCCATGACTACAAGGCGCCAGGCCGCGAGCATTACCAGTGCCAGACCAGCATCGGCGAACAACGCCGGCATAACGTGCATATCCACGAAGGCATCGATGCCGCCCACTTCGTCGAGATGCGCCGCGAGCGCGACGCCTCGCTGGGCATGCCGACGCTGATCCTGCCTTCGGTCCAGGTCAACATGCGCGCTGGGGAGCTGCCGCCGGCGGAAAGCAACGGCGTGCGCTACCTGAAAATCCCGCTGGACAGCCTCTGA
- the hisD gene encoding histidinol dehydrogenase produces the protein MTAPIAIRRLDAADQDFNRHLDHLLSWESVSDDGVNQRVLEIIADVRSRGDAALVDLTQRFDGLEVASMADLILPRERLELALQRITPAQREALEIAAERVRSYHEKQRQDSWTYTEADGTVLGQKVTPLDRAGLYVPGGKASYPSSVLMNAIPAKVAGVPEVVMVVPTPRGEINEIVLAAAAIAGVDRVFTIGGAQAVAALAYGTESVPPVDKIVGPGNIYVATAKRHVFGKVGIDMIAGPSEILVVCDGQTDPDWIAMDLFSQAEHDEDAQSILVSPDAAFLDRVAESIERLLPTLEREAIARTSLAGRGALIQVRDMQQAMEVANRIAPEHLELSVADPEQWLPSIRHAGAIFMGRYTAEALGDYCAGPNHVLPTSGTARFSSPLGVYDFQKRSSIIHCSAEGASVLGRTASVLARGESLTAHARSAEYRIKP, from the coding sequence ATGACTGCTCCTATCGCTATTCGCCGACTCGACGCCGCTGACCAGGACTTCAATCGTCATCTGGATCATCTGTTGAGCTGGGAAAGCGTTTCCGATGATGGCGTCAACCAGCGCGTGCTGGAGATCATTGCGGACGTGCGTAGCCGCGGTGACGCCGCCCTGGTCGACCTGACCCAGCGTTTCGATGGCCTGGAGGTCGCCTCGATGGCCGACCTGATCCTGCCGCGCGAGCGCCTGGAGCTGGCCCTGCAACGCATCACCCCGGCCCAGCGCGAGGCGCTGGAAATCGCTGCCGAACGGGTGCGCAGCTACCACGAGAAACAACGCCAGGATTCCTGGACCTACACCGAGGCCGACGGCACCGTGCTGGGCCAGAAGGTCACGCCTCTGGACCGCGCTGGGCTCTATGTGCCGGGTGGCAAGGCGTCCTACCCGTCTTCGGTGCTGATGAACGCGATTCCGGCCAAGGTCGCCGGTGTACCGGAAGTGGTCATGGTGGTGCCGACCCCGCGTGGCGAGATCAACGAAATCGTACTGGCCGCGGCGGCCATCGCCGGGGTCGACCGGGTCTTCACCATCGGCGGCGCCCAGGCCGTGGCTGCACTGGCCTATGGCACCGAGAGCGTGCCGCCGGTGGACAAGATCGTCGGGCCGGGCAACATCTATGTCGCCACCGCCAAGCGCCATGTGTTCGGCAAGGTGGGTATCGACATGATCGCCGGTCCTTCGGAGATTCTCGTGGTCTGCGACGGCCAGACCGACCCGGACTGGATCGCCATGGACCTGTTCTCCCAGGCCGAACACGATGAGGACGCGCAGTCGATTCTGGTCAGTCCGGACGCCGCTTTCCTCGACCGCGTGGCCGAGAGTATCGAGCGCTTGCTGCCGACCCTGGAGCGCGAGGCGATTGCTCGTACGTCGCTGGCCGGGCGTGGTGCGTTGATCCAGGTGCGCGATATGCAGCAGGCGATGGAGGTCGCCAACCGCATCGCACCGGAACACCTGGAGTTGTCGGTGGCTGACCCGGAGCAGTGGCTGCCTTCCATTCGCCATGCCGGTGCGATCTTCATGGGCCGCTACACCGCCGAAGCCCTGGGCGACTACTGCGCAGGCCCGAACCACGTCCTGCCGACTTCGGGCACCGCGCGCTTTTCCTCGCCACTGGGGGTGTACGACTTCCAGAAGCGTTCGTCGATCATCCATTGCTCGGCCGAAGGCGCTTCTGTGCTGGGGCGTACAGCCTCCGTGCTGGCACGCGGCGAGTCGCTGACGGCCCACGCCCGCAGTGCCGAATACCGCATCAAACCCTGA
- a CDS encoding SulP family inorganic anion transporter, protein MNRPRTRYLPCLRWLKDYDRRTAGQDALAALVMTLLLIPQSLAYAMLAGLPPVTGLYASILPLIAYALFGTSHTLAVGPVAIVSLMVAASLGPIATAGTAAYTGAALLLALLSGLVLLAMSVLRLGFLANFLSHPVISGFISASGLLIALNQLQHLLGVDSHGNNVLELLQSLLPALPATHLPTLAIGASSLVLLHLMRHRGAAWLARLGLAPRMAQQLARSGPIIALVGSIAVVTFWRLDEAGVRVVGHIPSGLPPLTLPPLEPELIRQLLPAAVLVALVGFVQSISVAQSMAARRRQRIDLDQELAALGSANIAAALSGGLPVSGGFARTAIGQDAGAQTPMSSAMTAIGSAIVLLLFVPLLHNLPQAVLAATIIVAVLGLVDLKAVRKTWRYSRQDGAAMLATLAGVLLIGIESGILLGVGLSLLLFLWRTRRPHIAVVGQLPGSEHFRNVERFHVVASQSVLSVRVDENLYFPNARYLEERILELVARHPRTRHLVLMCSGINLIDASALDSLEAIDERLRSAGIALHLSEVKGPVLDRLQRTDFLERLSGQLFVSQFEALRTLDPDTTRSALERTPPA, encoded by the coding sequence ATGAATCGGCCTCGCACACGCTACCTGCCCTGCCTGCGCTGGCTGAAAGACTACGATCGCCGGACCGCGGGCCAGGACGCCCTCGCCGCCCTGGTCATGACCCTGCTGCTGATCCCGCAGAGCCTGGCCTACGCCATGCTCGCCGGGCTGCCGCCCGTCACCGGTCTGTATGCCAGCATCCTGCCGCTGATCGCCTATGCGCTGTTCGGCACCAGCCATACGCTGGCGGTCGGTCCGGTGGCCATTGTGTCGCTGATGGTGGCCGCCAGCCTCGGGCCGATCGCCACCGCAGGCACCGCCGCCTACACCGGCGCGGCCTTGCTGCTGGCACTGCTGAGCGGACTGGTGCTGCTGGCGATGTCCGTACTGCGCCTGGGTTTCCTCGCCAACTTCCTCAGCCATCCGGTGATTTCCGGCTTTATCAGCGCCTCGGGGCTGCTTATCGCCCTCAACCAGTTGCAGCACCTGCTGGGTGTCGACAGCCATGGCAACAACGTCCTGGAGCTGCTGCAAAGCCTGTTGCCAGCGCTCCCCGCTACGCACCTGCCCACCTTGGCCATCGGCGCCAGCAGCCTGGTGCTGCTGCATCTGATGCGCCACCGGGGCGCGGCGTGGCTGGCTCGACTGGGGCTTGCCCCCCGCATGGCACAACAGCTCGCCCGGAGCGGCCCGATCATTGCGCTGGTCGGCTCCATCGCCGTCGTCACGTTCTGGAGACTGGATGAAGCCGGCGTACGCGTGGTCGGCCATATCCCCAGCGGCCTGCCACCACTGACCCTGCCGCCACTGGAGCCCGAGCTGATCCGCCAATTGCTGCCTGCCGCCGTACTGGTCGCCCTGGTCGGCTTCGTGCAATCGATTTCCGTGGCCCAGAGCATGGCGGCACGGCGTCGCCAGCGCATCGACCTGGATCAGGAACTGGCCGCACTGGGCAGCGCCAACATCGCCGCGGCCCTGAGCGGCGGCCTGCCCGTGAGTGGCGGTTTCGCCCGCACCGCCATCGGCCAGGATGCCGGCGCACAGACGCCCATGAGCAGCGCCATGACCGCCATCGGCAGCGCAATCGTCCTGCTGCTGTTCGTCCCTCTGCTGCACAACCTGCCACAGGCCGTGCTGGCCGCCACCATCATCGTCGCCGTACTCGGCCTGGTCGACCTCAAGGCGGTGCGCAAGACCTGGCGCTACAGCCGCCAGGACGGCGCCGCCATGCTCGCGACACTGGCCGGCGTGCTGCTGATCGGCATAGAGAGTGGCATTCTGCTCGGTGTCGGCCTGTCGCTGCTGTTGTTCCTCTGGCGCACACGCCGGCCACATATCGCGGTGGTCGGGCAATTGCCCGGCAGCGAGCACTTTCGCAACGTCGAGCGCTTCCATGTGGTGGCGAGCCAGAGCGTGCTGTCCGTACGGGTCGATGAAAACCTGTATTTTCCCAACGCCCGCTACCTCGAAGAGCGCATCCTCGAACTGGTCGCCCGCCATCCTCGAACGCGTCATCTGGTGCTGATGTGTTCCGGCATCAACCTGATCGACGCCAGCGCCCTGGACAGCCTGGAGGCGATCGACGAACGCCTGCGCAGCGCCGGGATCGCCCTGCACCTGTCGGAGGTCAAAGGACCGGTGCTCGACCGACTGCAACGCACGGACTTCCTCGAACGTCTGAGCGGACAGCTGTTCGTCAGCCAGTTCGAGGCGCTGCGTACCCTCGACCCCGACACCACGCGCAGCGCGCTCGAACGAACGCCACCCGCATGA
- a CDS encoding S1C family serine protease translates to MFNTLRFLGWPILAGVLLALLIIQRYPHWVGLDDSGLLQTSAQSAPYSYASAVNGAAPAVANLYTTKIVDKDRDPSLEEKLFQRFYGDNQPHQKRMQSSLGSAVIMTPSGYLLTNNHVTANAEQIIVALKDGRETFAHVIGSDPDTDLAVLKIDLDNLPAISLGQSDNIHIGDVTLAIGNPFGVGQTVTMGIISATGRNQLGLNTYEDFIQTDAAINRGNSGGALVDANGNLIGINTAIISESGGSQGIGFAIPTKLALEVMKSIIAHGQVIRGWLGVEVKPIPAEMVEHYHKAGYNGILVTDTYRDGPADQAGLRRGDLILSIDGAPAADGRSSMNQVARVRPGEHIDIRILRNGKLLTLQAAVGQRPQKVQVNP, encoded by the coding sequence ATGTTCAACACCTTGCGCTTCCTCGGCTGGCCAATCCTGGCTGGCGTGCTTCTGGCGTTACTGATCATCCAACGCTACCCGCACTGGGTGGGCCTCGACGACAGCGGCCTGCTACAGACTTCGGCACAATCCGCCCCCTATTCCTACGCCAGTGCCGTGAACGGTGCCGCACCGGCAGTCGCCAACCTCTACACGACCAAGATCGTCGACAAGGACAGAGACCCGAGCCTGGAAGAAAAACTTTTCCAGCGCTTCTACGGTGACAACCAGCCCCATCAGAAACGCATGCAATCCAGCCTTGGCTCGGCGGTGATCATGACGCCGTCGGGCTACCTGTTGACCAACAACCACGTCACCGCCAATGCCGAGCAGATCATCGTCGCCCTCAAGGATGGCCGCGAGACCTTTGCCCACGTGATCGGCAGCGACCCCGATACCGACCTGGCGGTTCTCAAGATCGACCTGGATAACCTGCCGGCCATCAGCCTCGGGCAATCGGACAATATCCACATCGGCGACGTCACCCTGGCCATCGGCAACCCGTTCGGCGTGGGCCAGACCGTCACCATGGGCATCATCAGCGCCACTGGCCGCAATCAGCTTGGCCTGAACACCTACGAAGACTTCATCCAGACCGACGCGGCGATCAACCGAGGCAACTCGGGCGGCGCGCTGGTCGATGCCAATGGCAACCTGATCGGCATCAACACCGCGATCATTTCCGAGTCGGGCGGCTCCCAGGGCATCGGCTTCGCCATTCCGACCAAGCTGGCGCTGGAAGTGATGAAATCGATCATCGCCCACGGCCAGGTGATCCGTGGCTGGCTCGGCGTGGAAGTGAAGCCGATACCGGCCGAAATGGTCGAGCATTACCACAAGGCGGGCTACAACGGCATCCTGGTCACCGACACCTACCGCGATGGCCCGGCGGACCAGGCCGGGCTGCGCCGGGGCGATCTGATCCTGAGCATCGACGGCGCGCCAGCGGCAGATGGACGGTCATCGATGAACCAGGTGGCGCGTGTCCGCCCTGGCGAGCACATCGACATCCGCATCCTGCGCAATGGAAAGCTGCTGACCCTGCAAGCGGCAGTGGGACAACGCCCACAGAAAGTACAGGTCAATCCCTGA